The following are from one region of the Candidatus Hydrogenedentota bacterium genome:
- a CDS encoding glycosyltransferase family 4 protein yields the protein MSNGPPVPNGAKDARGNARRTRVVLFGNETERIAAIRYRVIKFADMLRADGYDCDVCLTSSFRLWQRLYENRGRLSRAAYLLLVLFRRLAQLRRVPGADVVFFRGPLLPYGRPYLERAIRLMNPRMVFDIDDAVWEPPAYVDSFFERFMDHEWIWKMCGMCAHGVVGNLYLEERVRPKNPDLTVIPTCVDMDRHAQKTYPAPDKRPVVLGWTGLHTNLGYFEVIEDVLRELSRRHDIVLSVATGKPYQLQGVRVLNHRWTIEREIAYLQEADIGLMPLVDSPRARGKCAYKAMQYMAVGTPCIISPVGMNAEVIEDGVTGFLADSPREWLEKLERLITDAGLRERMGRAARERMRERYSHEANYPKFKAMIDRVATLRNS from the coding sequence ATGAGTAACGGTCCGCCTGTCCCGAACGGCGCCAAAGACGCGCGCGGAAACGCAAGACGCACGCGCGTGGTGCTTTTCGGCAACGAGACCGAACGCATCGCGGCCATCCGTTACCGCGTCATCAAATTCGCGGATATGCTGCGCGCCGACGGTTACGATTGCGACGTGTGTCTTACCTCCTCGTTCCGCTTGTGGCAACGGCTCTATGAGAACCGCGGCCGCCTCTCGCGCGCCGCGTACCTGCTGCTGGTGCTGTTCCGGCGCCTGGCCCAGCTACGGCGCGTGCCCGGGGCGGACGTGGTGTTCTTCCGCGGGCCGCTCCTGCCTTACGGCAGACCCTATCTCGAACGCGCAATCCGGCTGATGAACCCGCGCATGGTCTTCGACATCGACGATGCGGTCTGGGAGCCGCCCGCTTACGTCGATTCTTTCTTCGAGCGGTTCATGGACCACGAATGGATATGGAAAATGTGCGGCATGTGCGCACACGGCGTCGTCGGCAACCTCTATCTCGAAGAGCGCGTGCGGCCGAAAAACCCGGACCTTACCGTCATCCCCACGTGCGTGGATATGGACCGTCACGCACAGAAGACCTATCCGGCTCCCGATAAACGGCCGGTCGTGCTTGGCTGGACCGGTCTGCACACGAATCTCGGCTATTTTGAAGTCATTGAAGACGTGCTCCGCGAACTTTCGCGGCGGCATGACATCGTCTTGTCGGTCGCAACCGGAAAACCGTACCAACTACAGGGCGTGCGAGTGCTCAATCATCGTTGGACCATCGAGCGGGAAATTGCCTACCTCCAGGAGGCCGATATCGGCCTGATGCCGCTCGTCGACAGCCCCCGCGCGCGCGGCAAGTGCGCATACAAGGCCATGCAATACATGGCTGTCGGCACGCCATGCATCATATCGCCCGTGGGAATGAATGCCGAGGTGATCGAAGACGGCGTCACCGGATTCCTCGCGGATTCGCCCCGGGAATGGCTGGAAAAACTGGAGCGTCTTATTACTGACGCCGGGTTGAGGGAGCGCATGGGCCGCGCTGCGCGGGAACGCATGCGCGAACGGTATTCACACGAGGCCAACTATCCCAAATTCAAGGCAATGATAGACCGCGTCGCCACGTTGAGGAATTCATGA
- a CDS encoding undecaprenyl/decaprenyl-phosphate alpha-N-acetylglucosaminyl 1-phosphate transferase — protein sequence MRQPLLVYALIAAGAFLLTFVLVPVFRALARRLDVVDRPSESRKVHKRVIPYLGGVPFYFAFLGTVLFIEGFYPEYSQPSFFPMCLVGTLIVLMGLYDDIADMSSSKKLLVELGLFLLLYFWGGFRATEIAHPFGGTIQIGWLALIISPLWIAGVVNAVNFSDGLDGLAAGLVFVCAASIFAIAFTRGQTTSCIMMAYLMGCTLAFLCYNFNPASIFMGDAGALFLGFVLGASTLIERQKGVAVVALAVPMVVLTVPILDTLLSFYRRLLRARQGQFFMPDRDHLHHRLLDLGLSQRQVVLSLYYLSACMGLLAFILAGVPGAYGFLILVLGGMAIAFCVAVLRFIEGFARNHEPNSHE from the coding sequence ATGAGACAGCCCCTCCTGGTCTATGCCTTGATTGCGGCGGGCGCGTTCTTGCTCACGTTCGTGCTCGTGCCCGTGTTCCGCGCACTGGCCCGGAGACTGGACGTGGTGGACCGGCCGAGCGAATCACGCAAGGTGCACAAGCGGGTCATCCCCTATCTGGGCGGCGTACCCTTCTATTTTGCGTTTCTCGGGACCGTCCTTTTCATTGAGGGCTTCTATCCCGAGTATAGCCAGCCCTCCTTCTTCCCCATGTGCCTCGTCGGGACCCTTATCGTGCTCATGGGTCTGTACGACGACATCGCCGACATGTCCAGTTCCAAGAAACTCCTGGTTGAACTGGGCCTGTTCCTCCTCCTCTACTTCTGGGGCGGGTTCCGCGCCACGGAAATCGCGCATCCCTTCGGGGGGACGATCCAGATTGGCTGGCTCGCGCTGATCATATCGCCTTTGTGGATTGCGGGCGTGGTCAATGCCGTGAATTTCTCTGACGGGCTCGACGGCCTTGCCGCGGGCCTCGTCTTCGTCTGCGCTGCGTCTATCTTCGCCATCGCGTTCACGCGCGGCCAGACCACCTCCTGCATCATGATGGCGTACCTCATGGGCTGCACCCTCGCGTTCCTGTGCTACAATTTCAATCCGGCGTCCATCTTCATGGGCGATGCCGGCGCGCTGTTCCTGGGATTCGTGCTGGGCGCGTCAACGCTCATCGAGCGGCAGAAAGGCGTCGCCGTTGTGGCGCTGGCCGTGCCCATGGTCGTGTTGACGGTGCCCATCCTCGATACGCTGCTCAGCTTCTACCGGCGGCTTTTGCGCGCGCGGCAGGGCCAGTTCTTCATGCCCGACCGCGACCACCTGCATCACCGGTTGCTGGACCTCGGCCTGAGCCAGCGGCAGGTCGTCCTGTCGCTCTACTATCTCTCCGCGTGCATGGGGCTGCTTGCCTTCATTCTGGCCGGCGTTCCGGGCGCGTACGGGTTTCTCATTCTGGTCCTGGGCGGTATGGCCATCGCCTTCTGCGTCGCAGTCCTTCGTTTCATCGAAGGGTTCGCGCGCAACCACGAGCCCAATTCTCATGAGTAA